A region from the Actinoplanes sp. OR16 genome encodes:
- a CDS encoding FHA domain-containing protein: MPEFVLTVARFGFLVLLWIFVFTVVGVIRRDLFSGARSKSIVASPRGVGGAVLQGRPAKVKRGKAARQLVVTAGQLAGTRITLGEAPITIGRAEDSTLVITDDFASARHARLVPRDGQWFVEDLGSTNGTYLDRGKVSGPTPVPLGVPIRIGRTSLELRP, from the coding sequence TTGCCCGAATTCGTCCTGACCGTTGCCCGCTTCGGGTTCCTCGTTCTCTTGTGGATCTTCGTGTTCACAGTGGTCGGGGTGATCCGTCGGGACCTCTTCTCCGGCGCCCGGTCCAAGAGCATCGTCGCCAGCCCTCGGGGGGTGGGTGGCGCGGTGCTCCAGGGCCGGCCGGCGAAGGTGAAGCGCGGTAAGGCGGCGCGGCAACTCGTCGTGACCGCCGGCCAGCTGGCCGGTACGCGGATCACGCTCGGTGAGGCTCCGATCACGATCGGGCGGGCCGAGGATTCGACGCTCGTCATCACCGACGACTTCGCGTCCGCGCGGCATGCCCGGTTGGTTCCCCGCGATGGCCAGTGGTTCGTCGAGGACCTCGGCTCGACCAACGGCACCTACCTAGATCGCGGTAAGGTCTCCGGACCTACTCCAGTCCCCCTTGGCGTTCCGATTCGCATCGGGCGCACTTCACTCGAGTTACGGCCATGA
- a CDS encoding PP2C family serine/threonine-protein phosphatase — protein MTLTLRYAAQSDRGLIRDLNQDSVYAGPRLLAVADGMGGMAAGDVASNIVIAAMAPLDDDVPGDAMVDALRHAVGTANQQLRDTVDANPQLEGMGTTLTAVLFSGSKFGMVHIGDSRAYLLRGGEFAQITKDDTYVQMLVDEGRVSPEEASSHPQRSLLTRALDGRDIDPEYSVRQVLKGDRYLICSDGLSGVVSAETIGQTMREIPDPKACVERLVQLALRGGGPDNITVVIADATDADIMEQAPIVGGAASLDRGNSTVADSSTSAARAAALKPPRPAQPEPTVNGYEPEPAGHPVRTTLMVLLLLGVLGGGLWAGWQYTQDQYYVGATEQGQIAIFRGVPGQVAGLDLSSVSETSAVRLDDLTTVAQDRVKQGIHADNQVEARTTLVELTKDEPSNANLKPVCNVASTAPTTAPTTAASVAPTVVASASAKASPTVASAKPTPSATPTQPSASAPATVDTVGCRTVN, from the coding sequence ATGACCCTGACCCTGCGCTATGCCGCTCAGAGCGACCGCGGTCTGATCCGAGACCTGAACCAGGACTCCGTCTACGCCGGGCCGCGACTTCTCGCTGTCGCCGACGGCATGGGCGGCATGGCCGCCGGTGACGTGGCGTCCAACATCGTCATCGCCGCGATGGCGCCACTCGACGACGACGTCCCCGGGGACGCCATGGTCGACGCGCTGCGGCACGCCGTCGGCACTGCCAACCAGCAGTTGCGCGACACCGTCGACGCCAACCCTCAGCTGGAGGGTATGGGTACCACGCTGACGGCTGTCCTCTTCTCGGGCAGCAAGTTCGGCATGGTGCACATCGGCGACTCGCGGGCCTACCTGCTGCGGGGCGGTGAATTCGCACAGATCACCAAGGACGACACGTACGTCCAGATGCTCGTCGACGAGGGTCGCGTCAGCCCCGAGGAGGCGAGCAGCCACCCGCAGCGCTCCCTGCTCACCAGGGCGCTGGACGGCCGCGACATCGACCCGGAGTACTCCGTTCGCCAGGTGCTGAAGGGCGACCGCTACCTGATCTGCAGCGACGGCCTCTCCGGCGTCGTCAGCGCGGAGACCATCGGCCAGACCATGCGGGAGATCCCGGACCCGAAGGCCTGCGTCGAGCGGCTCGTGCAGCTGGCTCTGCGCGGCGGCGGACCGGACAACATCACCGTGGTGATCGCGGACGCGACCGACGCCGACATCATGGAGCAGGCGCCGATCGTCGGCGGCGCTGCCTCGCTCGACCGGGGCAACAGCACCGTGGCGGACAGCTCCACCTCGGCGGCCCGTGCCGCGGCCCTCAAGCCGCCGCGCCCGGCCCAGCCGGAGCCGACCGTGAACGGTTACGAGCCGGAGCCCGCCGGTCACCCGGTGCGGACCACGCTCATGGTCCTGCTCCTGCTCGGTGTGCTCGGCGGCGGCCTCTGGGCCGGCTGGCAGTACACCCAGGATCAGTACTACGTCGGCGCGACCGAGCAGGGCCAGATCGCCATCTTCCGTGGCGTTCCCGGTCAGGTGGCCGGCCTGGACCTCTCCAGCGTCAGCGAGACCAGCGCGGTCCGCCTCGACGACCTCACCACGGTCGCCCAGGATCGGGTCAAGCAGGGCATCCACGCGGACAACCAGGTCGAGGCCCGGACCACGCTCGTGGAGCTGACCAAGGACGAGCCGTCCAACGCGAACCTGAAGCCGGTCTGCAACGTCGCGAGCACCGCGCCCACCACCGCGCCCACTACCGCGGCCTCGGTGGCCCCGACGGTCGTGGCCAGTGCGAGCGCCAAGGCGAGCCCGACCGTCGCCAGCGCGAAGCCGACGCCGTCGGCCACGCCAACTCAACCGTCCGCTAGCGCTCCGGCCACCGTCGACACGGTCGGCTGCCGGACCGTCAACTGA